In the Clavelina lepadiformis chromosome 8, kaClaLepa1.1, whole genome shotgun sequence genome, one interval contains:
- the LOC143469363 gene encoding integrin alpha-D-like isoform X1, which translates to MAKLINRKRFFYLICLLLSIITLICDNITYGFNIEPLPSTSINNPNNYSVWNSSNYFGYSLALRRSVNGIVRAVIGSPKERQPITGYQGFAPTIKPQATERSGPGAIYNCPFSFPSVSPSCTRTSPLKLTNDSKIIEDRESLGLSLSLQSGTDVVTVCAPLRMRECTYSYLTHGTCGNSNNFGETWATNPQGGISTTKCQTLDLIFLIDGSGSVNEKDQGNFNRVKEWVKTVTSSFDISSSTDVGVIQYSHAFRNRSLDMQPYITTEVSLGKYHTLTAFNEAVDNISYHSFTTFTAHAINKTVLDFMSGSRYSDKSNQKVMILLTDGRSSDSQDLAASAAYARSLGITIFAVGVADFVREELEIITGSNDRIFTQSDYDQLNQVVGSLQLSISGVLEGGAKKNSSNLLRQSETGFATAMSEVSEKALSWFVWMCSYESMGYSLHC; encoded by the exons ATGGCAAAGCTCATCAACCGAAAGagatttttttatcttatttgCCTTTTGCTTTCGATAATCACTCTAATCTGTGACAACATAACATATGGCTTCAACATTGAGCCATTACCATCAACTTCTATCAACAATCCAAACAACTACAGCGTATGGAACAGTTCTAATTATTTTGGATACAGCCTTGCATTACGTCGCTCTGTTAATGGTATCGTAAG AGCTGTAATCGGTTCCCCAAAAGAACGGCAACCAATAACCGGTTATCAGGGATTTGCACCAACAATCAAACCTCAAGCGACAGAAAGAAGCGGTCCCGGCGCTATCTATAACTGTCCATTTTCCTTCCCATCTGTATCACCGTCCTGCACCCGGACAAGCCCTCTAAAACTCACAAACGATTCCAAAATCATTGAAGATCGGGAATCTCTTGGCTTAAGCCTGTCACTGCAATCAGGCACCGATGTTGTGACA GTTTGTGCACCATTGCGCATGCGGGAATGCACGTACAGTTATCTCACTCATGGTACCTGCGGAAATTCGAACAATTTTGGTGAAACTTGGGCGACTAACCCACAAGGAGGAATCTCCA CTACAAAGTGTCAAACTTTGGACTTGATCTTTTTGATCGATGGTTCGGGATCTGTTAATGAAAAAGACCAAGGAAACTTTAACCGTGTAAAGGAGTGGGTGAAAACAGTGACTTCTTCGTTCGATATTTCATCAAGTACAGATGTGGGAGTGATCCAATATTCCCATGCATTCCGAAACAG ATCGTTGGATATGCAGCCATACATCACAACGGAAGTTAGCCTTGGAAAATATCACACTTTGACAGCATTTAAT GAAGCTGTTGACAACATTTCATATCATTCATTTACGACTTTTACGGCCCATGCCATCAATAAGACTGTTCTCGACTTTATGAGCGGAAGTAGATATAGTGACAAATCAAACCAAAAGGTTATGATTCTATTAACAGATGGAAG gtCCAGTGACAGTCAAGATTTGGCTGCAAGCGCAGCTTATGCACGATCGTTGGGTATTACTATCTTTGCTGTAGGCGTTGCAGACTTTGTCAGAGAAGAATTGGAG ATAATCACTGGATCAAACGACCGGATCTTTACACAATCAGACTATGATCAGCTTAATCAAGTGGTGGGTTCTCTTCAGCTATCAATAAGCGGAGTACTTGAAG GTGGAGCAAAGAAAAACAGTTCGAACCTACTGAGACAATCTGAAACTGGCTTTGCCACCGCTATGTCAGAAGTAAGTGAAAAAGCATTGAGCTGGTTTGTATGGATGTGTTCGTATGAGAGTATGGGATATTCGCTTCACTGCTAG
- the LOC143469122 gene encoding alpha-tocopherol transfer protein-like, translated as MATEGERYVCKLSTELLEKAVKELNEPRDNTERLKAIDRLKKSYNSDKYGPFKRMDDLFFLRFLRARKFDHNKALKVLHKYHGIRRKFPEVFDLVDNPSQLEEVMESGIMYVSEERTKSGAYVTVYRPEPHTKHTSQYMVYAYGQVCTEYLLEKEEYQICGNVLIDDFEHFDTNSVKAIPVKHIKKITNLLQEATPARLQSIHLFNEGTAFDLLFTLAKPFMKRRLTKHLKLHGKKYSEIYDEVSPTILPPCMGGSGSDPVTASKAWVSRLRVVS; from the coding sequence ATGGCAACTGAAGGTGAAAGATATGTGTGCAAACTCTCTACAGAGCTGCTGGAAAAGGCCGTAAAAGAGTTGAACGAACCGAGGGATAACACTGAAAGGCTGAAGGCAATCGATAGATTGAAGAAAAGTTATAACAGTGACAAGTACGGCCCGTTCAAAAGAATGGACGACCTCTTCTTTTTGCGTTTCCTTCGTGCTCGAAAATTCGACCACAATAAGGCGTTAAAGGTCCTTCATAAATATCATGGCATCCGAAGAAAATTTCCAGAAGTTTTCGATCTCGTTGACAATCCTTCCCAATTGGAAGAAGTCATGGAAAGTGGCATCATGTACGTATCAGAAGAGAGGACAAAATCCGGAGCGTATGTGACCGTATATCGTCCAGAGCCGCATACCAAGCATACCAGCCAGTACATGGTCTACGCTTATGGACAAGTCTGTACAGAATATCTTTTGGAAAAGGAAGAATACCAGATATGCGGCAACGTGCTGATAGATGACTTTGAGCATTTCGACACAAATAGTGTTAAGGCAATACCGGTTAAGCATATTAAGAAGATCACTAACCTCCTGCAGGAAGCAACTCCTGCTCGGCTGCAGTCAATACATCTTTTCAATGAGGGTACTGCTTTTGATCTGCTGTTTACTCTTGCGAAACCTTTCATGAAGAGACGCCTAACAAAGCATCTGAAACTACACGGAAAGAAGTACAGCGAAATTTACGACGAGGTCAGCCCAACCATACTCCCCCCTTGCATGGGGGGTAGCGGTTCGGATCCAGTAACCGCATCCAAGGCTTGGGTATCAAGATTACGAGTAGTTTCGTAA
- the LOC143469363 gene encoding integrin alpha-D-like isoform X2 gives MAKLINRKRFFYLICLLLSIITLICDNITYGFNIEPLPSTSINNPNNYSVWNSSNYFGYSLALRRSVNGIVRAVIGSPKERQPITGYQGFAPTIKPQATERSGPGAIYNCPFSFPSVSPSCTRTSPLKLTNDSKIIEDRESLGLSLSLQSGTDVVTVCAPLRMRECTYSYLTHGTCGNSNNFGETWATNPQGGISTTKCQTLDLIFLIDGSGSVNEKDQGNFNRVKEWVKTVTSSFDISSSTDVGVIQYSHAFRNRSLDMQPYITTEVSLGKYHTLTAFNEAVDNISYHSFTTFTAHAINKTVLDFMSGSRYSDKSNQKVMILLTDGRSSDSQDLAASAAYARSLGITIFAVGVADFVREELEIITGSNDRIFTQSDYDQLNQVVGSLQLSISGVLEGGAKKNSSNLLRQSETGFATAMSES, from the exons ATGGCAAAGCTCATCAACCGAAAGagatttttttatcttatttgCCTTTTGCTTTCGATAATCACTCTAATCTGTGACAACATAACATATGGCTTCAACATTGAGCCATTACCATCAACTTCTATCAACAATCCAAACAACTACAGCGTATGGAACAGTTCTAATTATTTTGGATACAGCCTTGCATTACGTCGCTCTGTTAATGGTATCGTAAG AGCTGTAATCGGTTCCCCAAAAGAACGGCAACCAATAACCGGTTATCAGGGATTTGCACCAACAATCAAACCTCAAGCGACAGAAAGAAGCGGTCCCGGCGCTATCTATAACTGTCCATTTTCCTTCCCATCTGTATCACCGTCCTGCACCCGGACAAGCCCTCTAAAACTCACAAACGATTCCAAAATCATTGAAGATCGGGAATCTCTTGGCTTAAGCCTGTCACTGCAATCAGGCACCGATGTTGTGACA GTTTGTGCACCATTGCGCATGCGGGAATGCACGTACAGTTATCTCACTCATGGTACCTGCGGAAATTCGAACAATTTTGGTGAAACTTGGGCGACTAACCCACAAGGAGGAATCTCCA CTACAAAGTGTCAAACTTTGGACTTGATCTTTTTGATCGATGGTTCGGGATCTGTTAATGAAAAAGACCAAGGAAACTTTAACCGTGTAAAGGAGTGGGTGAAAACAGTGACTTCTTCGTTCGATATTTCATCAAGTACAGATGTGGGAGTGATCCAATATTCCCATGCATTCCGAAACAG ATCGTTGGATATGCAGCCATACATCACAACGGAAGTTAGCCTTGGAAAATATCACACTTTGACAGCATTTAAT GAAGCTGTTGACAACATTTCATATCATTCATTTACGACTTTTACGGCCCATGCCATCAATAAGACTGTTCTCGACTTTATGAGCGGAAGTAGATATAGTGACAAATCAAACCAAAAGGTTATGATTCTATTAACAGATGGAAG gtCCAGTGACAGTCAAGATTTGGCTGCAAGCGCAGCTTATGCACGATCGTTGGGTATTACTATCTTTGCTGTAGGCGTTGCAGACTTTGTCAGAGAAGAATTGGAG ATAATCACTGGATCAAACGACCGGATCTTTACACAATCAGACTATGATCAGCTTAATCAAGTGGTGGGTTCTCTTCAGCTATCAATAAGCGGAGTACTTGAAG GTGGAGCAAAGAAAAACAGTTCGAACCTACTGAGACAATCTGAAACTGGCTTTGCCACCGCTATGTCAGAA AGTTAG